The Pirellulales bacterium genome includes a region encoding these proteins:
- a CDS encoding MMPL family transporter, with translation MNRPQQLASAAKPTFYQRYSRAILATVLVVFPVLIFGANRAAQTNRNDVKDWLPATFSETKDYRWFQAHFENETQVLVSWQGATLDDPRVEKFARLVAPRSEQDQTPIDTSLFSSVLTGPELVRRLTDPPTNLPRSEAIKRLSGLLVGKDGKQTSAVVSLTQHAQDKLHYTLDELYRAAELATGLPRSEIYMGGPPVDNVAIDLEGQKTLRQLALFSALVGLGLSYWCMRQMYLTVLIIACAVYSAVISLSLVYFTGSSMDAILYTMPPVVYTASLSGAIHIINYYRNAVHDGGLAGAAERAVKRAWVPCTLSAGTTAIGLASLCTSELVPIRSFGFYASIGVMATLTLLFSCVPSALQLWPPRLAPPPPADPLEMSRHPKFLNRVGLRMAWGIVRHNGWVCVAFAVTLVGFGIGAWWIRTSVSIANLFSPDAEVVKHYDWLEQHLGGLVPTEVVLVFDNHTNKLSFLERLELVDRIQQHLQSLPEVSSTMSAATFTPPLPENESAAQTSRRTTGGAFGRLLMRNPEYVRRDVFNKQLAEHRREYELGDYLSHEKADGLDEDLWRISLRLVGSEDIDYGQFVHVIDREVQPYLDAEKEAKVDGISAVVTGVTPVVYKAERSLLEGLVESFFMAFVIMAAVMAVVYRSLPAGLLVMFPNVWPMALVFGILGYGGVVVDIGTMMTASVAMGVSVDDAAHYITWFRFGIAKGYDRRTAAIYAYRNAAVAMAQSSIIVGLGLSVFGLSSFVPTRMFGLLMLLLLSWGLFADLVLMPAILAGPLGRFFTHGIRRQPEQVPAEEKSLAAVDS, from the coding sequence ATGAATCGGCCGCAACAGCTTGCATCCGCCGCGAAACCTACCTTTTATCAGCGCTATAGCCGGGCGATTCTCGCCACGGTCCTGGTCGTCTTCCCGGTGCTCATTTTTGGGGCCAATCGGGCTGCGCAGACCAATCGCAACGACGTCAAGGATTGGCTGCCCGCCACGTTCTCCGAAACCAAGGATTATCGCTGGTTCCAAGCGCATTTCGAAAACGAGACGCAGGTCCTCGTCAGTTGGCAGGGCGCAACGCTCGACGATCCGCGCGTCGAAAAATTCGCCCGGCTCGTCGCGCCGCGGTCCGAGCAGGACCAGACGCCGATCGACACTTCGCTCTTTTCCAGCGTTCTCACCGGGCCCGAACTGGTGCGGCGGTTGACCGATCCCCCCACTAATCTGCCGCGTTCCGAAGCCATCAAGCGTCTGTCAGGTTTGCTGGTCGGTAAGGATGGAAAACAGACCAGTGCCGTCGTATCGCTCACGCAACACGCCCAGGACAAGCTGCACTACACGCTCGACGAGCTCTATCGCGCCGCCGAGTTGGCTACGGGCCTGCCACGCAGCGAAATCTACATGGGCGGACCGCCGGTCGATAACGTGGCCATCGACCTGGAAGGACAGAAGACTCTGCGACAACTCGCGCTGTTCTCGGCGCTGGTCGGCCTGGGACTTTCGTACTGGTGCATGCGGCAAATGTATCTGACGGTGCTGATTATCGCCTGCGCCGTGTACAGCGCCGTGATTTCGCTGTCGCTGGTGTACTTCACCGGCAGCTCGATGGACGCGATCCTGTACACGATGCCGCCGGTGGTTTATACGGCGTCGCTCTCGGGCGCGATCCACATCATCAATTACTACCGCAACGCGGTGCACGACGGTGGGCTGGCCGGCGCCGCCGAACGCGCCGTCAAGCGTGCCTGGGTTCCTTGCACCCTGTCGGCCGGCACGACGGCCATCGGCCTGGCTTCGCTGTGCACCAGCGAGCTCGTGCCGATTCGGTCGTTCGGCTTTTACGCCTCGATCGGCGTGATGGCCACGCTGACGTTGTTGTTCTCGTGCGTACCGTCCGCGTTGCAGCTGTGGCCCCCAAGGCTCGCGCCCCCTCCGCCGGCGGATCCGTTGGAAATGTCGCGACACCCGAAGTTTTTAAATCGCGTCGGCCTGCGGATGGCCTGGGGTATCGTCCGGCACAACGGTTGGGTCTGCGTAGCGTTTGCCGTGACGCTGGTCGGCTTTGGCATCGGCGCCTGGTGGATCCGCACCTCGGTGAGCATTGCCAATCTGTTCTCGCCCGATGCCGAAGTGGTCAAGCACTACGATTGGCTCGAGCAGCATTTGGGCGGGCTGGTACCGACCGAGGTGGTGCTGGTATTCGACAACCACACCAACAAGCTCAGCTTTCTCGAGCGGCTGGAACTGGTCGATCGCATCCAGCAACATCTGCAATCGCTGCCCGAGGTGTCGAGCACCATGTCGGCGGCCACGTTTACGCCTCCACTGCCCGAGAACGAGTCGGCCGCGCAGACGTCGCGCCGCACCACGGGGGGGGCCTTCGGCCGACTGCTGATGCGCAATCCCGAGTACGTCCGCCGCGACGTCTTCAACAAGCAGCTCGCCGAGCATCGCCGCGAGTACGAGTTAGGCGATTATCTGAGCCATGAAAAAGCCGACGGCTTGGATGAAGATCTGTGGCGCATCAGCCTGCGCCTGGTGGGCAGCGAGGATATCGATTACGGCCAGTTCGTCCACGTCATCGATCGCGAGGTGCAGCCCTACCTCGATGCAGAGAAAGAAGCCAAGGTCGACGGCATCTCGGCCGTGGTCACCGGCGTAACGCCCGTCGTCTACAAGGCCGAGCGGTCGCTGCTGGAAGGGCTGGTCGAAAGCTTCTTCATGGCCTTCGTGATCATGGCGGCCGTGATGGCGGTCGTCTATCGCAGCCTGCCCGCCGGCTTGCTCGTGATGTTTCCCAACGTCTGGCCGATGGCGCTGGTATTCGGAATCTTGGGATACGGCGGCGTGGTGGTCGACATCGGCACCATGATGACGGCCAGCGTCGCGATGGGCGTCTCGGTCGATGATGCCGCGCATTACATCACGTGGTTTCGCTTCGGCATCGCCAAAGGATACGACCGCCGCACCGCCGCGATTTACGCCTACCGCAACGCCGCTGTGGCTATGGCGCAAAGTTCCATCATCGTCGGCCTCGGGCTATCGGTCTTCGGGCTGAGCTCGTTCGTGCCGACACGTATGTTCGGCCTCTTGATGCTGCTTTTGCTCTCGTGGGGTCTATTCGCGGACCTGGTGCTGATGCCCGCGATCCTGGCGGGGCCATTGGGGCGCTTCTTCACGCACGGCATCCGCCGGCAGCCGGAGCAAGTGCCGGCCGAAGAGAAGTCGCTGGCCGCCGTGGATAGCTGA
- a CDS encoding excinuclease ABC subunit UvrC — protein sequence MARPGGNTPPLDDVPADGTPEPVERRENAPSAGNEPEQEAAAPSEPLGFAYAAGKVREFPQTPGVYLMKDAAGVVIYVGKAVNLRSRASSYFLKAAAEDQRTADLVREIADIDFLEADSEVDALLIESRLIKDVQPKYNRDLKDDKSFPYLEIFIREDFPRVEFTREPQDRGTKLYGPFASAGSLRGAIQVLQKIFKFRTCSLDIEDGDDKWRWFRPCLLHSIQQCTAPCNLRISKEEYRRDIARLRMFLEGKKASLLKEMRAEMAAAATELKFEKAARLRDEIFALETLDRRGELDTHVQPEVFYIDPKKGLAGLKKVLKLDETLRTIEGVDIAHLGGGETVASLVQFIDGLPFKPGYKRYKIRGVGGIDDFASIHEVVARRFKRLEDEGEVFPDLLLVDGGRGQLNAALAAFRELSIEPPVVISLAKREEEIYLGDAPDPLRLSRHSYALRLLQYVRDEAHRFAQHYHHILRRKSTLGE from the coding sequence ATGGCCAGGCCCGGGGGAAATACACCGCCGCTTGACGACGTACCCGCCGACGGCACTCCCGAGCCCGTCGAGCGCCGGGAGAACGCGCCTTCGGCCGGCAATGAGCCTGAGCAGGAAGCGGCCGCGCCGAGTGAGCCGCTTGGTTTCGCCTATGCCGCCGGCAAGGTGCGCGAGTTCCCGCAAACGCCTGGCGTCTACCTGATGAAGGATGCGGCCGGCGTCGTGATCTACGTCGGCAAAGCGGTCAATTTGCGCTCGCGCGCCAGCAGTTACTTTCTGAAGGCGGCCGCCGAGGACCAGCGCACGGCGGATCTCGTGCGCGAGATCGCGGATATCGATTTCCTCGAGGCCGACAGCGAGGTCGACGCGCTGTTGATCGAATCGCGGCTGATCAAGGACGTGCAGCCGAAATACAACCGCGACCTGAAGGATGACAAAAGCTTTCCCTATCTGGAAATCTTCATTCGCGAGGATTTCCCACGCGTCGAATTCACGCGCGAGCCGCAGGACCGGGGCACCAAGCTGTACGGCCCGTTCGCCAGCGCCGGCAGCCTGCGCGGCGCGATCCAGGTATTGCAGAAGATTTTCAAGTTCCGCACTTGCAGCCTGGACATCGAAGACGGCGACGACAAATGGCGCTGGTTCCGGCCCTGCCTGTTGCACAGCATTCAACAATGTACGGCACCGTGCAACCTGCGCATCTCGAAGGAAGAATATCGTCGCGACATCGCCCGGCTGCGGATGTTCCTGGAAGGGAAAAAGGCATCGCTCTTGAAAGAGATGCGGGCCGAGATGGCGGCCGCCGCCACGGAATTGAAATTCGAGAAGGCGGCTCGCCTGCGCGACGAGATCTTTGCGCTGGAAACGCTCGACCGCCGCGGCGAGCTCGATACGCACGTGCAGCCCGAGGTCTTTTACATCGACCCGAAGAAGGGGTTGGCGGGCCTGAAGAAAGTACTGAAGCTGGACGAGACGCTGCGCACGATCGAAGGCGTGGACATCGCGCACCTCGGCGGCGGCGAGACCGTGGCCAGCCTCGTGCAATTCATCGATGGCCTGCCGTTCAAGCCGGGCTACAAGCGCTACAAGATCCGCGGCGTGGGGGGCATCGACGACTTTGCCAGCATTCACGAGGTGGTCGCGCGCCGCTTTAAGCGCTTGGAAGACGAGGGCGAAGTATTTCCCGATCTGCTCCTGGTCGATGGCGGCCGCGGCCAGCTCAACGCGGCCCTGGCCGCGTTTCGCGAGCTGTCGATCGAACCGCCGGTAGTCATCTCGCTGGCCAAGCGCGAGGAAGAAATCTACCTGGGTGACGCCCCTGATCCGCTACGGCTAAGCCGCCATTCTTACGCGCTGCGCCTTCTGCAATACGTGCGCGACGAGGCGCACCGCTTCGCCCAGCATTATCATCACATTCTGCGGCGCAAAAGCACTCTCGGCGAGTGA
- a CDS encoding DUF1501 domain-containing protein, with protein sequence MLTLFGRASRYCDGVDRRSFLRAGALAIGGLSLADLLRLQATAETNRSLATDPHEKSQARSGKAVIFVELGGGPSHFETYDPKPNAPVEFRGPLDAVGTNVPGVFLSQYMSEQAKLLDKLAIVRSVRHTSNAHDPSSHLTQTGYLKRGQKAGLNEMPCFGSVAARVVGANAPGLPAYVALPRLMRNGGAAYLGTAYNPFETITDPGKKNFSVRNLALSTGLSVDRLEDRRTLLTALDSQRQLMDLERSSEAIDDFTRQALEMVTGPRAQAAFDIKREKDSVREKYGLTEIGQSLLLARRLVEAGVTCVTVRFPGWDNHQRIAKAISDRGPMYDAAMAALIRDLFKRGLDRDVLLVAMGEFGRTPRVNRNAGRDHWGSAMSVLLAGGGLKTGIVGATNSKGELPVEAPYGPENILATIYRHLGIDASQTFVDLSGRPRYVLEERRPIEELI encoded by the coding sequence ATGCTCACCCTCTTTGGCCGCGCGTCACGATACTGCGATGGGGTCGACCGCCGCAGCTTCTTGCGCGCGGGAGCCTTGGCAATCGGTGGTCTGTCATTAGCTGACCTATTGCGATTGCAGGCCACGGCAGAAACCAATCGTAGCCTGGCGACCGATCCGCATGAAAAATCCCAAGCGCGATCCGGCAAGGCGGTGATCTTCGTCGAACTCGGTGGCGGCCCGTCGCACTTCGAAACCTATGACCCGAAGCCGAATGCTCCGGTCGAATTCCGCGGTCCGCTCGACGCCGTCGGAACCAACGTGCCCGGCGTTTTCCTCAGCCAGTACATGAGCGAACAAGCGAAGCTGCTCGACAAGCTGGCCATCGTCCGCTCGGTGCGGCATACGTCCAACGCCCACGATCCGTCGAGCCACCTGACGCAGACCGGCTATCTGAAGCGCGGGCAAAAAGCCGGCTTGAACGAGATGCCGTGCTTCGGTTCGGTCGCCGCGCGCGTCGTTGGAGCGAACGCCCCCGGTCTGCCCGCTTATGTCGCCCTGCCACGTCTGATGCGAAATGGCGGCGCGGCCTACCTGGGCACGGCTTACAACCCGTTCGAGACCATTACCGACCCGGGCAAGAAGAATTTTTCGGTCCGCAACCTGGCCCTATCGACTGGCCTGAGCGTTGACCGGCTGGAAGATCGCCGCACGCTGCTGACGGCGCTCGATTCGCAGCGCCAGCTGATGGATCTGGAACGGTCGAGCGAAGCGATCGACGATTTCACGCGTCAGGCACTGGAAATGGTCACCGGCCCACGAGCCCAGGCTGCCTTCGACATTAAGCGCGAGAAGGACAGCGTCCGCGAGAAATATGGTCTGACCGAGATCGGACAGTCGCTGCTTCTGGCGCGACGCCTGGTCGAGGCCGGCGTTACTTGCGTCACCGTACGATTCCCCGGCTGGGACAACCACCAGCGGATCGCCAAGGCGATTTCAGACCGCGGACCCATGTACGACGCCGCGATGGCGGCCCTGATCCGCGATCTCTTTAAGCGCGGGCTTGACCGGGACGTGCTGCTCGTGGCGATGGGAGAATTCGGCCGCACGCCGCGCGTAAATCGCAACGCCGGCCGCGACCACTGGGGATCGGCCATGAGTGTTCTCTTGGCCGGCGGCGGATTGAAGACGGGTATCGTCGGCGCCACCAACAGCAAGGGCGAGCTGCCCGTCGAGGCGCCGTACGGTCCGGAAAACATCCTGGCCACGATCTACCGGCATCTGGGGATCGATGCCTCGCAGACGTTCGTCGATCTCTCCGGCCGCCCACGCTACGTGCTGGAAGAGCGGCGCCCGATCGAAGAGCTGATCTAG
- the argS gene encoding arginine--tRNA ligase, with protein sequence MNILRELRDRFATALAKLAAEQSLANLATTELVDMVRQSQDAKFGDYQANMAMPMGKQLSQPPRDVAAAIQARLDVADLCQSPEIAGPGFINLALRDDWLAARLREAVEDPRLGIPPVARPRTVIVDYSAPNVAKPMHVGHIRSTVIGDSIYRTLKFLGHRAIGDNHIGDWGTQFGMIIYGYKHFRDAAAYERSRVDELARLYRMVNQLVDYHDSRPQLAELEKKIHAAEERLAVAKAVPASGDAKADKKQAQAVRKAEADVGETKAALADLERKLAALEADPKLGPLAKEHPEIGAAVLAETAKLHAGDAENLALWREFMPACMAAIQHIYDRLGVSFDETLGESFYHDRLQPVVDDLLAKQIARESDGATCVFLEGQPAPMIVRKKDGAFLYATTDLATIAYRREKWNPDALLYVVDHRQSLHFEQLFATARRWGYENVEFAHVSFGTVLGDDGRPFKTRSGDTVGLEGLLNEAVERAYKIVAENDDAKPDGRELADEQRQAIAETVGIAALKYADLSQNRTSDYVFSYDKMLAMNGNTATYMQYAYARVRSIFRRGNIDIEKLRREQAPILLSTPAERSLGLEILRFAEALDAVLVDYRPNQLTAYLFALANRYSTFFDQCPVLKAETPELRTSRLLLCDLTARTLKQGLALLGIDVVEQM encoded by the coding sequence ATGAACATCCTACGCGAATTGCGAGATCGCTTTGCCACGGCGCTTGCGAAACTGGCGGCCGAACAGAGCCTGGCAAACCTCGCCACGACCGAGCTGGTCGACATGGTGCGGCAAAGCCAGGACGCCAAGTTCGGCGACTATCAGGCCAACATGGCGATGCCGATGGGCAAGCAGCTAAGCCAGCCGCCGCGCGACGTGGCGGCGGCGATCCAGGCGCGGCTCGACGTCGCTGATTTGTGCCAGTCGCCCGAAATCGCCGGACCAGGCTTTATCAATCTCGCGCTGCGCGATGATTGGCTGGCCGCGCGATTGCGCGAAGCGGTGGAGGATCCGCGCCTTGGCATTCCGCCGGTCGCGCGTCCGCGTACCGTGATCGTCGATTATTCGGCGCCGAACGTGGCCAAACCGATGCACGTCGGCCACATCCGCTCGACCGTGATCGGCGACAGTATCTATCGCACGCTCAAATTCCTGGGCCATCGCGCGATCGGCGATAACCACATCGGCGATTGGGGCACGCAGTTCGGGATGATCATTTACGGGTACAAGCATTTCCGCGACGCGGCGGCCTACGAGCGCTCGCGCGTCGACGAGCTGGCGCGGCTCTATCGAATGGTCAACCAGTTGGTCGATTATCACGATAGCCGGCCGCAACTGGCGGAGCTGGAAAAGAAGATTCATGCCGCCGAAGAACGCCTGGCCGTGGCGAAGGCGGTACCCGCCAGCGGCGATGCCAAGGCCGACAAGAAGCAGGCCCAGGCCGTTCGCAAAGCGGAAGCCGACGTCGGCGAGACGAAAGCGGCGCTCGCGGATCTCGAGCGCAAGCTGGCGGCGCTCGAAGCCGATCCCAAGCTGGGCCCGCTGGCCAAAGAACATCCCGAAATCGGCGCTGCCGTACTGGCCGAAACGGCCAAGCTCCACGCGGGCGATGCCGAGAATCTGGCTCTATGGCGCGAGTTCATGCCCGCCTGCATGGCAGCCATTCAACATATTTACGACCGGCTGGGCGTGTCGTTCGACGAAACGCTGGGCGAAAGCTTCTATCACGACCGATTGCAGCCGGTCGTCGACGACTTGCTCGCCAAACAGATCGCCCGCGAGAGCGACGGAGCCACCTGCGTGTTTCTGGAAGGGCAGCCGGCGCCGATGATCGTGCGCAAAAAGGACGGCGCCTTTCTGTACGCCACCACCGACCTGGCCACGATCGCTTATCGCCGTGAGAAGTGGAATCCCGACGCGCTTCTGTACGTGGTCGATCATCGGCAAAGTCTGCACTTCGAACAACTGTTCGCCACCGCGCGGCGGTGGGGCTACGAAAACGTCGAGTTCGCCCACGTCAGCTTCGGCACGGTGCTGGGGGATGACGGCCGCCCGTTCAAAACGCGCTCGGGCGATACCGTGGGCCTCGAGGGGCTGCTCAACGAAGCGGTCGAGCGGGCGTATAAGATCGTGGCCGAGAACGACGATGCCAAGCCGGACGGTCGCGAACTTGCGGACGAGCAGCGACAAGCGATCGCCGAAACGGTGGGCATCGCCGCCTTGAAATATGCCGATTTGTCGCAGAATCGCACCAGCGATTACGTCTTTAGCTACGACAAGATGCTGGCCATGAACGGCAACACGGCCACGTACATGCAGTACGCCTACGCCCGGGTGCGAAGCATTTTCCGGCGCGGCAACATCGACATCGAAAAGCTGCGACGCGAGCAGGCGCCGATTCTCCTATCTACCCCGGCCGAACGGTCGCTGGGATTGGAAATCCTGCGCTTCGCCGAAGCGCTCGATGCGGTGCTGGTCGATTACCGACCGAATCAACTAACAGCCTACCTGTTCGCGCTCGCCAACCGATATTCGACCTTCTTCGATCAATGCCCGGTTCTCAAGGCCGAAACGCCCGAGCTGCGCACGAGCCGGTTGCTGCTTTGCGATTTGACCGCGCGCACGCTCAAGCAGGGACTGGCGCTCTTGGGGATCGACGTGGTCGAACAGATGTAA
- the rsfS gene encoding ribosome silencing factor gives MATSSVSRYVETSRDSNRALQLALAAAQTAADNRGRDILVLDMREVTPEFDYFVVATGTSRRQLHAMSEEIDHRLEDEMGEHRLGVEGYVESRWILLDYGNIVIHLFDDEARDYYSLEKLWCTAKRVPTELSQPDKGKSDDGEDGRRSSLRLSK, from the coding sequence GTGGCGACATCCAGCGTCAGCCGGTACGTGGAAACATCTCGTGACTCCAATCGGGCTTTGCAGCTTGCTCTGGCAGCAGCCCAAACCGCGGCTGACAATCGAGGACGTGACATCCTGGTCCTCGACATGCGGGAAGTGACTCCGGAATTCGACTACTTCGTCGTCGCCACCGGCACCAGCCGGCGTCAGCTCCACGCCATGAGCGAGGAGATCGACCATCGCCTTGAAGACGAGATGGGTGAGCATCGCCTGGGGGTCGAAGGTTACGTCGAGAGCCGGTGGATCCTCCTCGATTACGGCAACATCGTGATCCATCTGTTCGATGACGAAGCTCGCGATTACTACTCGCTGGAAAAGCTGTGGTGTACGGCCAAGCGCGTGCCGACCGAGCTGTCGCAGCCCGACAAGGGGAAAAGCGACGACGGTGAGGATGGCCGACGCAGCTCGCTGCGCTTGAGCAAGTAA
- a CDS encoding DUF1501 domain-containing protein — protein sequence MTQPRNSQSNLASRRQFFSDCGLSLGGIALAALMENQGRAAAPQPPRTDPLAVRPPHFAPRAKAVIQLFMAGGPSQLELFDNKPKLNELNGQSIPPSYTDGKRFAFIKPDAKLLGCRRKFTRHGQSGNEISELLPHTAALADDLAILRTMKTDVFNHGPAKMMLATGTPQFGRPSMGSWVLYALGNESHDLPGFVVLKSGPRGPRSGAALWGNAFLSSVYQGVPLRNSGDPILNLTTPPGVTSAQQRRTIEAIGRLNRERLAATGDDEIATRIASYEMAERMQGSAPELVDLAGESAETLALYGAEPGKASFANNCLLARRLVERGVRFVTLFHTEWDHHGGTENLEESLENICQETDRPTAALVSDLKRRGMLDDTLVVWGGEFGRTPMGEDRGSLGRDHHIEAYTMWLAGGGIRAGQTIGTTDELGFGAAEPHEQIHVHDLQATILHLLGLDHLRLTYRFQGRDFRLTDVGGQLIRPLLG from the coding sequence ATGACGCAGCCACGCAACAGTCAGAGCAACCTGGCCAGCCGCCGGCAGTTCTTTAGCGATTGCGGGTTGAGCCTGGGGGGCATTGCCTTGGCCGCGCTCATGGAGAACCAGGGTCGCGCCGCCGCGCCACAGCCGCCGCGTACCGATCCGCTGGCCGTCCGGCCGCCGCACTTCGCGCCGCGGGCCAAGGCGGTCATTCAACTCTTCATGGCCGGCGGGCCTAGTCAGTTGGAATTGTTCGACAATAAACCAAAACTCAATGAGCTGAACGGCCAGTCGATCCCGCCGTCGTACACCGACGGCAAGCGGTTCGCCTTCATCAAGCCCGACGCCAAATTGCTCGGCTGCCGGCGGAAGTTCACGCGGCACGGCCAGTCAGGCAACGAGATCTCGGAGCTATTGCCGCACACCGCCGCATTGGCTGACGACCTGGCCATCCTGCGGACGATGAAGACCGACGTTTTCAATCACGGTCCGGCCAAGATGATGCTGGCCACCGGTACGCCGCAGTTCGGCCGGCCGAGCATGGGCTCCTGGGTACTGTACGCCCTGGGGAACGAGTCGCACGACCTGCCGGGCTTCGTGGTGTTGAAATCCGGGCCGCGCGGGCCGCGCTCCGGTGCGGCGCTATGGGGGAACGCTTTCTTGTCGAGCGTTTACCAGGGCGTGCCGCTACGAAATTCCGGTGACCCGATACTCAACCTGACAACGCCCCCAGGCGTGACCAGTGCCCAGCAGCGACGCACGATCGAGGCCATCGGCCGGTTGAATCGCGAGCGGCTGGCCGCGACCGGCGATGACGAGATCGCGACCCGCATCGCTTCGTACGAAATGGCCGAGCGGATGCAGGGAAGCGCGCCGGAGCTGGTCGATCTGGCCGGCGAGTCGGCCGAGACGCTGGCCCTGTACGGCGCTGAGCCTGGCAAGGCCTCGTTCGCCAACAACTGCCTGCTGGCGCGGCGGCTGGTTGAGCGGGGCGTCCGCTTCGTGACGCTTTTTCACACGGAGTGGGACCATCACGGCGGCACCGAAAACCTGGAAGAGTCGCTGGAAAATATCTGCCAGGAGACCGATCGACCCACGGCGGCCCTGGTGTCTGACCTCAAGCGGCGCGGCATGCTCGACGATACGTTGGTCGTGTGGGGCGGAGAATTCGGCCGCACGCCGATGGGCGAAGACCGCGGCTCGCTGGGCCGGGATCATCACATCGAAGCCTATACCATGTGGCTGGCGGGCGGTGGTATCCGCGCCGGGCAAACGATCGGCACGACCGATGAACTCGGCTTTGGCGCTGCCGAGCCGCACGAGCAAATCCACGTCCACGATCTGCAGGCCACGATTCTGCACCTGTTGGGGCTTGACCACCTAAGGCTGACCTACCGGTTCCAGGGCCGGGACTTCCGCCTGACCGACGTCGGCGGTCAGTTGATCCGGCCGCTCTTGGGCTAG